A segment of the Onychomys torridus chromosome 16, mOncTor1.1, whole genome shotgun sequence genome:
TCTATTTAAAGAATGCTGATGCATAGCCTCCTTTTTCCTTTAAGATGGCCAAATAAAAGGATAATGGCCGGTCCTACTGCCTTCAGATCAGCTTTGCAATCACCCAAGGTGCTGAAGGCTAAGACACTGTCATCCAGCACTTAAACTCTCAAGATCGGCCTCATCTTTCCCCAGTACAGTGAGCAAACAGTGTGCTCTGCCTCACTTCCTAGCAACCATCTTAAGACACCATTTGGTtttatctcaaaagacaaaacaatctcTGCCCTGCCGTTGATTTTTGTGGACCACACAAAGTTAAATAGAGAGAGATTAAATCATGACAGCagacaaacacaggcacacagctAAGCGGATGCCACAAAGGGTGTGTCCGAGAACACGGAGTTGACGGAATCTGAGTCAGACTTCACCCTCGTGGACTTTAAGATGCCCTCGGCTATGACGGTCTCGCTGGGGAACAGCTTGACTTTCCCGTTCTGTCCCGCTGCAGTATCCTTCAGAGGCTCCAAAAACACCACTCTTTTCCCTGCCCTCCGTTCATCAGCGGAGGTGCCACCAGAGGGGCCGGGGCTGAGAATGGAGGACTGGGCACTGCTTTGGTTCAGCACATCCTTCTGTCTCTTGGATTTACATTTGCATGGGCATGGTGTCAGGTACAGATAGAGCAGTACCAGGACTATGCTGGCCACGCAGGCGGCCAGAGTGGTAAAAGCTGTGTTAAATGCCTCGTGAGCATGGGATCTGTTTACAGTGAAATTGCTCACATTTATCATGATATCCACAGTTTCATTTAACAGACGTTGCCTATTCATTGCAATGCAAGAGTAAACTCCAGCATCCTCCAAGCCAGGGCTCTCTATCACCAGACTGCCATTGTAAAACACATGAAAGTTTCCCATGTCTTTATCGGGCTCCAGCAGTCTGTTATCGGGACCAACCCAGATGAAATCAGTATTCCCGTTACCTGTCTTGCTGTCACAGTGGACAACCAGCCTTTCCCCGACCTGCGCCTGGTGAACAAAGCCAAGTGCGTGGAAAGAGCTATTGATGACACTCTCAGAACAGTTCAGGAAGGTATCCTGCAGCAGGGACAGCTGATGGGAGAGCCTGGAGTGGGGCCGCAGGCGACAGGTGTAGTCATTCTTAAAATCCACCACAGAGCTGAAGTGCCTACGATACCAAAAGATCAGCAGCGAGTACAAGGCACAGTCACAGACAAACGGGTTTCCGTGAAGGTAGATGCCTCTCAGCTGTTTTCCGGGCACTACATTTATATGGTGCATTGGTATGGAAGGGATTCGATTATAAGACACATCTAAAAATGTCAGATCGGCCAGCCTGAACCTCCCAACATACAAATCCATAGGGAACTGTGTGAGGAGGTTCCCACTCAAGTAGAGTTTCTGCAAGTGGGAGAGTCCTCCGAAGGCTGCCGGGTCCAGAGAGGAAATGTGGTTGTTGTAAAGTAAGAGTACCTCCAGAACCTTCAGCTCCTGGAACGTGGCACTTTTCACCGACTTCAGCCTATTGGATGATAAGTCGAGACACTTTAAATTGGGAGTTGTGGAGAAACTGCCCGTGGAGATGCTGGTGATGTTGTTGTGACGAACGATCAGTGTGCTCAGCTTGACAAACGACACGGGAATCCAGTCGGCATCCAGAAGTCCAATTCTGTTATAGCTCAGATCCAGTCTTTTAATCAGTCTGAAAAGGTTCCCAGGCACCCTAGACAGGTTCTTGTTGGTGCAGCTGACAATGTCAGTGGCGCAGATGCAAGCTGTGGGGCACATCCCTGAGGCTCCGGGGCTCACCATCACCGTGATGACCAACAAACACAGCAGCTCTCTGCAACCCGGTTTGACCGCTCCGGGCAGGgtgggcagtgtgggcagtgtgTGGAACCTTACCGACATTATGGTCGCCTCTCAGTCTCTTCCAGTCGCTTCTCACCAGCTCAGCCTCCCACCAATCTgtcaacaatatttaaaaaggaagggaagtACAAGTTAACTGCCACTAGTTATTCCGTATTTACTTTCGTTCCAATTAACTTTGGAATGGCTTTCATTTCCAACAGGGGAAAGAAGGGGGGGAAAAGAAACCCTGTTAAATGCATTTTTCCTAGGTTCCTCCAACTCAGTACGATTTCCAGGTACCTTCTCTCAATGCAACCGTCTCACTACCAgaaactcagtttttaaaaaggacGCATTCTGCCTTAACTCCCTCCACCGACACAAAAATACACAATCGCATCCCATAAACAATTGAACGGAAATACTTAGCCAGCCGTCGGTCTAGCCGACCACTCACAGCGCTGGGAAGCCGCAGCGGCTCGGGAGAGGCCGCCGACGGCCGTGCGCTCGGAAGGTCTGCGCGTCGCTCGCTCGGCTCGGGCCCCGCGCGCTCGCACCTTCCCTCCTGCTCCCGGTGGGCGGCAGCCTCTCAACTTTGGCGACTTTggaggcggcggcggtggcgcggTGTCTCCGAGCTCTCGCTCGGCTGCAGGTACCACCCGGGGCTCGGCCGTGCcgggagcgggggtggggtgggcggcGGGTGAACCCGGCCCGCCGGTGGCGCTCGCAGGCTGCAGGGCCCGGGCTCCCGCGCCCGCCGCCCGCCTTTTATCCCGCGCGCCCGGGGTCGGGAGCGGGCGGGAGGCGGGTCCCCGCGTCCTCGCTCCTCGGGCGCCGCGGCGGGCGGAGCGGGAGGGAGGCGCAGCCAATCGCCGAGGCGGCCCCGTGCGGGCTCCGCGCCGCCTCTCGGCCGGGTGGGACCGCAGCGCGGCCTGCGACTCTGCACCCCCAGGCCCCGCGCCCCTCGCCCCGCACCCGCGGGGGAGCCGCCCAGCCCGGTAGGGAGCCGCCCAGTCTGCCCGGGAGCCGCGCACCGGAGCCCGCGCGTGGCGGCCCGCAGGTGGCACCCCACCCCGACCTCCGAGCCCGGCTTAGGGGCTGGGGCGAGCGAGGGGCCTGGCGGGCGCTGTGCACCGACCGGGTGCTTGCTGGGGTCCCCGCCCGGGtatggaggaggaggacaggagcgAGGGCCGCAGCGCGTTCCCTCCGGCGCCACCGGGGCTTGgcggggagggagtgggggggatGCTAAGGCGCTGCGGGGACGCCCCTCGGTTCCCTGGGAAAGTTCGAGCCCTTTCCTAACTCGGAGAAGGCGGCCCGAGGCACCGGGCCCAATTTTAGAAGCCAAGGGGGCAGGAAAGAAGGCTCAAGAGACCTTCCGGCTGGAGTGCAAAGATAAGGGCattagcctttaaaaaaaaataaacaaacaaaaaatccagagtCTTGCTGGCGGCTCCGAGACTAGGATTAATGCCGTAGGGGTGGCTACTACGCAGAAGGACTTGTCCCCTAgaggccatgctgccaccaggctCCAGTAGACCGAGCTAGCGTGCTGGGAAGGCGTAAGCTGGACAAGGCCATGTGAAAATGAGGTAGAGCTTGAGGCTGGTGAGCTTTTCGATTCAAAATCCATTTTTGCTTAAGGCTTAAACGATGAGATTTTGACTGAGCCAAATGATCCATTTGGCCGTTGTACACGGATTAAAAGGAATAAATTACTGCCCCTACAAAACATGCTCACGGCTGTAGAAGGGGTGGGAAGCCAATGAAAGGCCGACAAAACTAGGGAGACAGTGGGGGGCAGAGCATGTGACTGGTAATACTacttaaaaactaaaatgattacctcacccccctacccccccacccaccccattcCAGGCAACCTTAAATTTAGTAAAAACTCCCCGAGTGAGTTTTTGGCATGGCTCTGGTGGACCCGTACAAGTGTGCTGTGTTAACCTGTTGGTGGACTGGCTCCGAAATAGCATTGTGTAGCCAAGTGTTTTCAAGCGAGAGCAACCTGATTGGTGGTGTTTTCACTTTCACTGAAGGCCGTCTTGAAACCGTAAATACCCAGCCCAGGGCACTCCGAGAGCGCATTCATTCTTCCCTTCCCCAGAGACACAGGTGAAGCTTTTCTGTTAGCCCTCACCCCTGGCTTCtcagaagacttgggtttgaaGCCTTCATGGTCACAAACTTGAATATAGCCTAGAAGTGGAACCAGGTCATCAAAGGAGTAAATGACCAGCATGTGACAGGGCTTTGCAGTATTTTACTAACAATCCTACTGGAAGGGGAACCAGGAAGGCTATTAGCCTGTGCTGAGCACAAAATGATCAAAAATGGGTGTGTGTTTAAGAAATGGGGAGCAGAAGTTATGTTAGAGTTGGAGGCAGCTTGCAGAAGTATCTTGCCTTCAGTCTGCGGCATAAACTAGCTGTTCCCAAACTCATAGGCAAATCTATGTGAGACCTGACCTTTGCCGCTCCCCCCATGTATGTCCAAGGCAAGAGAAACGTGACGGGGTGTGTTGACGGGCATGGAATGAGACCTCTGACTTTATTAGACAGCACAAGGCATGGCCTTGTTTTGTGGAAGATGACATTCTTATTCTTCAGCCACCCCCTAACCTTTATCTTCTAATGGGTCCCCGTgttagtccattttctgttgctctAACAATACCCCAAACAGGGCGCTTCTTGCAAAGGAAGGTGATTGAGCGCACAGTTACAGAGACGGGATGGCCCAGGTCGTCCCTCAGTTCTGCCTCTGTGTGGACCCCCCTGGTGCTCACAGCACGTAGATGGAATGGTCACAAGGTGAGACAGGAAGTGGAACAGCATGTCAGAGAGGCTCAGCAGCCAAGTTTGTTCTTTTTCTAACACCGCTAGCACCTGTGGTCCCTTCAGACTGGCATGGATCCCTTCCTCAGGAATGTGTGACTTGGCATGGGGCCCCACCCCCTAAAAGTCCCAGGCCCTGACACTGCCACACATGGTCCAGCTTCTATTGCATGAATTTTTGGGGGGGGACATATTCAAATTGtattcaaaccatagcacccCTCTCTGATGTAAGGAAAATTCTATGAAGGCTACAGTTTTCCATGTCATGGTCACTGTTGTCGGACACTGAGTTGGCATTAGGTAAGATCTGGATGAGCTGACTAACGAGCCCACTCTAGGTGGTGGTTGGTGGTCTTGGTCTCCCGGTGTCTGAAAGcagagggagaaatgaagggaTCCTGACAAACATTTGAGTCCTGGATCCAGCCACACCTGAAAGCCACcaaatgttttcatgttttaaCTATATTCTCCACCGGCCCCTCTTTGTTTTGTGTGAACCATTCTACCTTGTGCTTGTTTCCCTTGTGACTGACCTAGTCCTAAGGCACCCAGTGAAGGCGTACTTCTGCGCTTACGTGCCAGACGGAGCGTCGTTTGCACATGTTATTTCACCCACTGTTCACCTCCACCCCACAGCATGACACCGTCCCATAACCCAGATGATAAATAGCGGTACTCCAAACTGTTTGAAAATGGAATGTGTAGACATGGTCTTGAGGCTCCACTTGAAGAATTTCAGTTGAACAGGACAGAGAAgtttcttcctgttgcctggaatGAGTACCAAGACAGATGGCTGAGTGCCGTCTCGGGGCCTTAAAATAGGACAGATGGATATTCCTCTGGTCCCGTCCACTTGGTATTCTCTTCTGGTGTTTTTGGCCATTTGGTAGTGACTCAGTGGATAGTAGGAAGTGTCTTTGACACGTGGCTTGATTTTGAACCTCGTGTGCTGAGATGGGTGTGATTGTGGAGCATCTTCCTGGCTTTGGAAGCTGATCCTGGATGGAAGTGGTGATTGAGATGAGGTCTGTGGCTTCCAATTTCTCAGGTTATATTAAAAAACTTAAAGAATTAGAGATCAAAGGCAAGAAATTAGTATAGCAGGAGTATATTAGTCAGACTTCCCTGGGAAGTATATATACAAAGGGGATTCACTGCTGTGACTCACACCGCTGTCTGGGTAGTTCATCATTGGTACTCAtcacactggggaggctgagaaccTGGTAGCGGTGCAGCAGTCTGTGGGGCTGGGACTGAGGCTTAGAGGATCCCCTGTTCCACTCTTGGATGGATTCTTCAGTCCGTGTTGGAAGCCTGAAGAAGTTGCGCTCTGCTATCAGCAACAGAATAGGAGAATAGCAGTGGCACCAGTGGAATAGATGACCTTGCCAGCAAGAGCAAGGACCAGCAGGCAAAAGGCCACGCAGACCTTTTGGCCTCCAGACCTCCTTCACCTGAGCTGCCGTGAGGAGGTGCTTGTCCTTGTTTAGGCTGCGTCTTCTCATCTCAGAAACCCGATCGAGAAAATCCCTCCAGGTGTTCCCAGCCAGCTTGCCTTTTAGTTGAGTCCAGATCCAGTTGACAAGCAAGATTAACTGTCACGACTGGTCATTTTTACTAATAACTAACGTTCAGTAGGGCTTTCTCTCCTGTACGAGGGTTTCCCCATCCTTTATCTCCTTTGGATTCTAGCAAGTTTCCTGTGATCCAGTGAAATTCCtttgtctccctctcttcccgtctctcctgtctctgtatctctctctcattctgtctctgtctgtctctgtctctgtctctgtctctctctggtgtgtgtgtgtgtgtgtacacgcgcgctacccccccccccccctgctgtgGCACTCTGTTCTTTTGAAAGTCTGCTCATGGAGTCCTTGCTACCAGGTAGTACTATAATAGCGGAACAGGAGAGTACGTGTCCTGGAGAGCGAGGGTTTTCATATTAGGTGAGAGCACTGGACAGTAGGGTCACCCAGAACTTCACCTGAGTCAGCGGTTGTACTTTGGGTCCATGTCTCACAAACTGGGGAGAGACATTCACAGacaagaagggtgtgtgtgtgtgtggaagggaGCTTTTTGTTATAGAGCTACAGCTTAAAGAGAAGATTGAAGATCTGTTGCAGAGAGCTCGGGAGAGGATCCAAGAGAGGGAGAAACCCACTGAACTGTTCGTCTGGGGGCTTTTTATAGGATGGCAGAAACTAAAGAAAGATGGGGACATTTCTGTTCTGATTGGTTCATTTGCTGAGCATATCACAAGTAGAGCCAGTGGCCGCGGTCCACACCCTGTGTGTGTCCCCTGGCCCGAAGGGGGAGGTGGCCACAGTGCTCACCTGATGCTGTCTCGGGGAGTGGTGAAGCTTTGAAGCCCCAGTGTACCTTCGGCTTGTTTGTTCGCTGTTGACCGTGACCGTTGGCCGCTCGCCCTGGCTGCTTGCTTGCCCTGGCCGTGGTTGCTGGTGGAGACCTTGCTGGTGTGGCTGGCTTTGGTTGGACCCTGGTGGGGTCTGCTCACCATTACTTTGTTCTCATGCTTACATGATCGGCTTGCGGCTTTGCCCTGGTGGGAGCTGACTGCTTCGTGActacagagatgcacctgctgTTTTCCTTGGTTACTTCATATCTAGCTCCCTGTCTTCGGGTGGGCCCTTTTCTGGAACAGGTGGAGGCCTTTTTCGAAATCATTTTTTACCCATAGTGAAGCCTGTTATAATTGGCTGCATTAGAAATAGGAATATGTGAACACTACAGTGCCTTTCACACATTCCTCCAGGAAGAGGGTCTTTGGGAGAGCCAGGTGGTCTGCCAGAACTTCCTCTGGTCAGCTTGCTTCTCGAATATTCCTAATATCCCTTTTCTCCCTAACCTCTATTTCGCTGCTACAATAGGACTTTTACTCAAGTGTTGACCCGTAGGAAATATACAGTTTTGCCTACCAACTCCAGAAGTGCACCCACCCTTAGCCTTTCCTGGTTTTAGCTGGCCCCTGCTGGTTTGTGTTAAGTTGCCCAACATTTGCAAGGGAGGCAGCGCCCTGCCCCGTGTCCCTCACTATTGGAGATGTATATTCAGGGAAGACTCAGGCTCCAGCTCAGATGCTGTATGGACTCCAGGAGGCATGTGTCAACCTACAGCTTGCTTTTCTGGAAGTACCTCTAGCCGGTTGGAAATGGTTCAGAGACCACGTTCCCCTCCCCAGGGAGAGCCTAGGGTGGACATCTCTGAAGCAGTATCCACTCACTGGCTTCATCTTCATTTCGAGTTATTGTTGCTAATCAATGGAGGGAAAAGTCACCGTTTTAGACATTTTAACTATACAATTTAGCTTATTCTAAATCGGAAAGTCCCCTCTTCGGTATGCTTACAGTTCTATGCATTGAGCATCACCCTCTAAGCCAGTACCCATTAAGTAGTCATACCTGGTCCTCCCTGTTGaagtttaaatgtgaaatgtcccccaaaggctgaTGTTTGAACAGCTGATACCCTGTTGGGTGCAGGCCTGGAAGTGGGgcttagctggaggaagtggttTACTGGAGGAAGACCTGATGCTTTCACAGTTtagccttcctgcctgcctgcctgctggctgcttcctgtctgtgtctgtacTGTGTGCctccccaccaggatggactgTGCAGCCTTGTACTGTAAGCCAAGGAACCCTCCCTTAAGCTACTTCCTCTGAGGGATTTTTCACAATAATAAGAAAAGTAGCTGCTATGTCCTTCCCAGCCTCTTTTAAGCACTGTCCTCCTTTCCATCTCTGGGGATCTGCCTATTCTGGCTAAGTGCATAAATGGGATCCTGCAGGAGGTAGCCTTCTGTGTATGACGTCACTCATTTACCCTTTTCAAGGTTTGAGTGGCATTGGAACCAGCCTGTTGGAATCCCTGCATAGCAATTGGTTTAGCTCTGCTTGAATATAAAAAGGGGAGGTGGCCACAGTCCCATTTGTTCAGAGTCTTGAACTCTAAAAGCATTAGATCACTGTGTGATGACAGAACTCTCCTAGTGCTATGAGGTTGAAGACTCAAGTCTTCAGCCAAGTTCCCATAACTTACCCTAAATCCCaaggattaattaattaatatgacAAATACTGTTCTCTAAAGGTGCTTCCAGCTTCCAAACTTTATCCTGAGCTTTGGGTAACAGTATGGCCTCCGTTGTTCAAGTCGGGGGCATTGAGTGGCAAACAGTAGCTCCTGACCAACTGGGACATAATTTGTCATGTGGGTCAGCAACTGTTGTACCGAGCACACGGCCTTCTCGGGCTCTGAAGAAGTTGGTGTCTGTCTCTTGCTTCTTCTGCAAAAGCCACATAAGGACCATCCTTGACAGATGACAGCCTGCTTGAtcaagtatttgatttttttaaattatttacttggTGAGTTagttgagggtttttgttttttcttttctttcctttttggaaaTAAGGTCTAGGCATGTAGCTCATGCTAGTGGGATCTCAGTGTGTACCCCACACAGGCTTTAAActctagatcctcctgcctcagtcttctgagtggcaggattacaggtgtgtcacCAGGATCTGACTTAGGGATTCAGCTATGGTTGCGTATCACATGCTCATTACAGCATCTTTTCTAGCAGAAAAAAGGGGAGGGCACATTCTTAATGTGGCAGGCGTGTGGGTAAACAAATTAGTATGCATACATCTGGTGTCACGCTATATTTATTGCCTCTTTTGCTGTGGGTTGTGACTGAGGGTGAGTAACCGAATGTCAGGCTTGGGGGGAAAAATTGGCAACAGTAAGTTTCTGAACATTTGacaaccaaaaattaattcagaGTTAAATACACAGCGGATCTGAGGGATCCCTGACAGTGCTCACCTGTGTTGCAGTATGTGATatcactgcagccttggttctgaacatacGCCATGCACACCTTGTGCCGTCGTGCCGTGCAGTGCCGACGAATGTGCCAGAAACACCCCAGCGTGGATCCAGTACTGTAGTACGCTATGAATTGCAGTATTGTTACTGCATATGCAAGGGTTTCTGCTCCTAGAGAAACATAACAGTCTAActctggaaaatgaaaacattcaatgTTCTTCTACCATCGCTCCTCAGCTTACAAATACTGAATTAGTATGTTTGGATTATGT
Coding sequences within it:
- the Amigo2 gene encoding amphoterin-induced protein 2 — encoded protein: MSVRFHTLPTLPTLPGAVKPGCRELLCLLVITVMVSPGASGMCPTACICATDIVSCTNKNLSRVPGNLFRLIKRLDLSYNRIGLLDADWIPVSFVKLSTLIVRHNNITSISTGSFSTTPNLKCLDLSSNRLKSVKSATFQELKVLEVLLLYNNHISSLDPAAFGGLSHLQKLYLSGNLLTQFPMDLYVGRFRLADLTFLDVSYNRIPSIPMHHINVVPGKQLRGIYLHGNPFVCDCALYSLLIFWYRRHFSSVVDFKNDYTCRLRPHSRLSHQLSLLQDTFLNCSESVINSSFHALGFVHQAQVGERLVVHCDSKTGNGNTDFIWVGPDNRLLEPDKDMGNFHVFYNGSLVIESPGLEDAGVYSCIAMNRQRLLNETVDIMINVSNFTVNRSHAHEAFNTAFTTLAACVASIVLVLLYLYLTPCPCKCKSKRQKDVLNQSSAQSSILSPGPSGGTSADERRAGKRVVFLEPLKDTAAGQNGKVKLFPSETVIAEGILKSTRVKSDSDSVNSVFSDTPFVASA